TACCCGGAGCTTGCCCCGATTCCGCGCACCAAGGGCTGGGTGCGCGGCATGGCCAACGTGCGCGGAACGCTACTTCCGATCATGGACCTGAACGGTTTTCTCGGCGACCACGCCTCCAGTCTCACGCGCCTGAGCCGTGTTCTGGTGGTCCCCATCGAGAACGCCTACACCGGGCTCCTGGTCGACGAGGTGTTCGGCATGCGTCACTTCCCGCGGGAGAGTCTCGGCGAACCGCCGGCAGAGGTTGACGACCGCTATGCCCCGTTCGTCAGCGGCCGGGTGGAACACGATGGCGAGCAGTGGCTGGTCTTTAGTATGCGGTCGCTGATCGATGATCCGCAGTTTCTCAGGGTAGCCAGCTAGGGCACTAGAGCGGCGCTCACAGTCAATAACACAGGCCGTCGATTCGGGCACACGGATTTCTTTGGAGGGACAGGAGCCATGAAAGGTGCACAGAACCTCGCACCCGCAGCGGGGATCGGCAAGGCCGTTACCGCGCTCAGCGGGCTGATCATCATCGCCATCATTCTCATGGTCGTGAGTTTTGCGTACACGGCCTATCATGCCCGCTTCGATTCTGAATACATCGAGCGCGCCGAGGCGGTCCGCGTGCTGTCCCAGACCCTCGCCAAGAGCGCCTCTGAAGCGGCAAACGGGAATACCGACGCCTTTTTCATGCTCCGGGATGCCCGTGATGAGATGGAGCAACACATCACGGTGCTGAGCGAGGGCAACCCCGAGACGGGCCTGCCCGCCACCGATCAGGTCGGTGAAGATGCCGCCCAGGCGTTGACCATGGTTCAGCGCCCCTGGGAGCTCATGGAGGAAGACACCTTCGCGATCCTGGATCGCCGCGAGATGGTGTTGACCGTCAATCAGCTGGCCGAAGAGTTCCGCGTGAATGTCCCGCGTATGCAGCGCATGGCCGAGGCGCTGGCGGCGGATCTCAACCAGGCCGATGTGCCGGCGTCCCAGAGCTACTACCTGGGCGAGGTGCAGCTTCATTCCGAGCGTATCGGCCGCAACACCGGCGAGATGCTTCGTGGTGGTATCGGTAACGTTACCGCAGCCGACCGCCTGGACCGCAGCAAGGACGATCTTCGCGCAGTGCTGGACTCCCTGATGGGAGAGGGCGACCTCCCGGTGCCGGCGCTCACCGGTGACGCCCTGGAGGCCGTGCAGCAGATCGACGCGATGTTCACCACCATGGAGAGCCAGGTGGACGAGATTCTCGCCGGTTCCCCCGACCTCTTCGAGGTGCGTGATGCGGCTGAGCGGATCTTCGTCAACTCCGATCGCATGGATGCCACTGCCGACCACCTGCTGGGTGTCTACCGTGGTCTTCCCGCCGATCGCCCGATTCAGGGCTGGTACGGCTTTGCCTTCGGGGGCATGGCCCTGGTGCTGCTGATCGGCCGTGGCTTCCTCACCCGTATCCAGGCCCGCCAGGAGCTGGAGGCCTCCGAGGAAGAGAAGCGCAAGGCGGATGAACAGTCCAAGCAGAACCAGCAGGCCATCCTTGACCTTCTGGACGAGATCCAGGGGCTGTCCGAGGGTGACCTCACCGTCCAGGCCTCGGTGGGCGAGGCCTTCACCGGGGCCATCGGTGACGCTTTCAACGACGCCATCGATGCGCTGCGCAACCTGGTGACCACCATCAACGATACCTCTGTGCAGGTGTCCTCGGCGGCGCAGCAGACCCAGGCCACCGCCATGCACCTGGCGGAGGCCTCGGACCATCAGGCGCACCAGATCACGGGTGCCTCGGCGGCCATCAACGAAATGGCCGTGTCCATCGACCAGGTGTCCAAGAACGCGGATGATTCCGCCGACGTGGCCCAGCGCTCGGTGGAACTCGCCACACGGGGCGGCGAAACCGTGCGCCGGACCATCGACGGCATGGACTCCATCCGCGAACAGATCCAGGAGACCTCCAAGCGCATCAAGCGCCTGGGTGAGTCCTCCCAGGAGATCGGCAACATTGTCGAGCTCATCAACGACATCGCCGACCAGACCAACATCCTGGCCCTGAACGCCTCCATCCAGGCGGCCATGGCGGGTGAGGCCGGTCGCGGTTTCGCGGTGGTGGCCGACGAAGTGCAGCGTCTCGCCGAGCGCTCCGGTAATGCCACCAAACAGATCGAGGCTCTGGTCAAGACCATCCAGACCGATACCAACGAGGCCGTGATCTCCATGGAGCAATCCACGGCGGGCGTGGTCAGCGGGGCCCACCAGGCCGAGGAGGCCGGTGAAGCCCTGCGCGAGATCGAGTCGACGTCCCAGCAGCTCGCGGGCCTCATCCAGAGCATTTCCGAGGCGGCGCGTCAGCAGGCCGAGGCGGCGGCGAACATCTCCGATACCATGAACGTCATCCAGGAGATCACCTCGCAGACGTCCGCCGGTACCAACGAGACGGCGACCTCCATCGGTAACCTGGCGGACCTCGCCAACGAGCTCCGCGAATCGGTGGCAGGTTTCAAACTGCCCGAATCGCAGCAGGGCTAGCGGAGGCTGCCCATGGCCGCGGCCAACGATCAAATTGTCGGCGCCTGGGAGGGGCTCAACGCGCTGCCGGAGATGGACGATCGGCAGTTCGCCCGCTGGGCCGAACTGCTGGAACGCCGGACCGGCATGGCGATGCCGGGGGAGCGCAAGTCCTTCCTGGTGACCAGCGTTGGCCTGCGCATGCGGGAGGTGGGCTTCCGGGATTTCGACGCCTACTACCAGTATCTGGTCTCCGGCGTCGCCGGGAACCTGGAATGGGCGGCGCTGGTGGATCGGCTCACCGTCCACGAGACCCGTTTCTTCCGGGACCCGCGGGCGCTTGCCTTCATGGCGGATCAGGTGTTGCCGGAGTTGCTGGCCGAGAACCGGCAGGAGCTCAACATCTGGAGCGTGGGCTGTTCCACCGGCGAGGAGGTCTACACCCTGGCCATGACCGTGGCGGACGCCGTCGGCGACCATCCCGCCACGCCCCACTATGGCGTCACCGGCACCGACATCAGCATGCACGCCCTCGGCGTTGGCCGACAGGGAACGTACCCGTTGCGACGCATGGCGGATATTGCCGAAGACAAGCGGCACCGGTACTGCGAGATTCTCCCCGAACGGGAGCGTTTCCGCATCGTCGCGCCGCTGCGCCGTCGGGTCGGCTTCGCGCAGATGAACGTGCTGGACGCCGCGCACACCAGCAGCCTGCAGATGGATGTCATCTACTGTCAGAACCTGCTGATCTATTTTGATCACGAACGCCGTCGCGCCATCGTCGATGGCCTGGGCCGCCACCTGCGGCCAGGGGGGGTTCTGATTCTTGGGGCCGGAGAATTCGTCCGCCGCCGCCCGGTCGGGCTTGAGCGCGTGCGGAACTCCGGCGATGTGCTGGCATTCCGCCGGCCGGTGAACGAGTAGGCGGGTAGAGCCCATGACCAGTGAGCGCCATAACAACGCCAGTACGCTCGGTTGGGTCCGCAACGAGCTGGACGAAACCCTGCAGCAGGCCGCCCAGGCACTGGAGGAGTATTCCGAAGATTCCAGCGACCGCACCCAACTGCGGTTCTGCATGACCTACCTGCACCAGGTCTACGGCACTTTGCAGATGCTGGAGCTGTACGGCCTGTCCATGCTGGTGGAGGAGATGGAGCAGGTCCTTGAGGGGCTCATCAACGGAGACCTGGCGCAGCCGGGTGAAGGTGAAGAGACCCTCATGCGGGGGATTCTCTCCCTGTCCGACTACCTCGAGCGCATTCAGAAGGGCGACCGCGACAGCGGCGTGCTGGTGCTGCCGCTGCTCAACGACCTGCGGGCCGCCCGCGGTGCTCCGCTGCTGACCGAGAGCATGCTGTTCGCGCCGGATCTTGCCACCAGTGCCGAGCAGCCCCGGCGTGCCCGCGACGAAGGCGCTTCCATCGCCGGTCTGGCGCGCCAGCACCGGCACCGGTTTCAGCGGGCGCTGCTGGCCTTTCTCCGCGGGCAGTCCGTGTCCGCCAGTCTGCAGCGCATGCAGGCCATACTGGACGAACTTGATGCCGCCGCGGGCGAGGACCGTACCGGGGATCTCTTCTGGATTGCTGCGGGTATCGTCGACGGGCTGCGCAGCGGTGAGCTGGAGACCACCACGGCGGTGAAGAGCGTGCTGGGCCAGGTGGACCGACAGCTCAAGCGCATCATCGACCATGGCGAAGACCAACTCGCAGAGGCGCCACCCGAGGATCTGCTCAAGAACATGCTCTATTACGTCGCCCGTTCCGGCGACAGCAGCGAGCGCGTGCGGGCGATCCAGGAACGGTTTGCCCTGGACAGCCTGCTCCCCGACACCCAGGACGTGGCGAACAACCAGGACACTGGCGGCTACCGCCCGGGTTCCGACATCCTCCAGAGCGTGTCCGACGCCCTGCGCGAAGATCTCACCACCATCAAGGATGCCCTGGACCTCTACGTGCGCAGTGATCAGGGCGAGCCCGAGCGCCTCAGTGGCGTCGCCGATACCCTGCGTCGCGTCGCCGATACCCTGGGCATGCTCGGTCTGGGAATCCCGCGGCGGGTGGTGCGCGAGCAAGTGCCCGTGGTTGAGCGCATGGCCAACGGTGATAGCGCCGACGAACAGGAACTCATGGAGTTTGCCCGTGCCCTGCTGTACGTGGAATCGGCGCTGCACGGGCTCACTGAGGGCGAGGACAGCCTCACCACCCAGCAGGGCAGCATGGAGGTGGGCGACGAGTCCGTGGCCCTGCAGGACAGCGATCTGTTCGATCTCGAGTATCGCGCCGTCTATCAAACCGCCATTCGCGAAGCAGTGTCCGATGTCGGCGGCATCAAGGATGCGCTGGTGGGCCTCATGGAAGGCCGCGGTGAGGATCCCCTCGCCGGCATGGACTCACTGCTGCGACGCCTGCAGGGCGCACTGGAGATGCTGGATCTGCAGCACGCCGGGATGCTGCTGGATGCCGCCGGCCAATGCATCCGCGAGGAGATCATGGGGGCGGACGAACTGCCCTCCGAGCAGCGCATGGACGCACTCGCCGATACCATCACCGGCCTCGAGTACTACCTGGAGGCCGTGCTGGAGAACCGCTCCGGTCGGGCCAGCATTCTTGATGTTGCCGAGAACAGCGTGCGCGTGCTGGGCTACACGCCGGGTGCCGGTGCCGAAACGGATGCCGGTGAGGACACGCACGGTGAAGCCGATACCGACAGCGTTGACTTGACCGGTGACAGCGACGCCCTCGCCCTGGAGTCCACCGAGGACCTCGTCGCCGGCCCCGCCGATGAGGCGGAAGCCCCCCTTGACGATGCTGCGACCGCTTCTGGCGACGATGCCGCTGAACCGGTAACGGAACCCTTCACAGACGCCGACGAGGAGGCCGAAACGGCTGCCCCGGACGAGGCCGCCGAGGCCACCCAGGTGCCGGAGACCGACCGCCCCGCGGAGCCTGCACCACCTGCGCGCACGGGTTCCAGCGGCGGCGTGAACATGGACGTGGCGGTGGCCGCCGAAGAGCTCGACGACGAGATACTGGAGATCTTCCTGGAAGAGGCTGACGAATGCCTCGAGACCATCCACGAGGCCATGCCGCGGTGGCGCGCCGATCCGGAGCGTCATGATGATCTGATTACCATACGGCGCATGTTCCACACCCTGAAGGGCAGCGGTCGTCTGGCAGGCGCGTTGCTGCTGGGTGAGCTCGCCTGGTCGGTGGAGCGCCTGCTCAACCGCATCATAGACGGCCATGTCACCCCTGGGCCGGACATCTTTGCCCTGCTGGACAACACTCTCACGGCCATTCCGGGACTTGTCAGTGAACTTCAGGGCGGTGAGCCGCCCCAGGCGGATGTTCGCGCACTCATGCGCGAGGCCGTGCGTCTGGCCGATGGAACGCCGGCGCCGGAGCCACCCCCGGGAGGGGCTCCAGCGGCAGACGCTGGCGCAGAGGCGTCGTCCCCGGCGGCGCCGGAGGCGGGAGCGGATGACGGCACCGCCGGCACCGACGCGGAGGCGGACACCGGCACCGGCGAATCCGAGCAGCCCGAGGCCTCGGCTGAAACCGGCCCTGCTGAATCCGATGAAGCTCAGGCATCCGCTCCCGTGGCCGAGGAGCCGGCCGATGAACTCACCGGCGTTGATGCCGCTGCCGAAGAGCCGTGGGATATCGAGTTGGAGCCCCTGGATCCCGGAGCCGAGCAGGAGTCGCCGCCGGCGGACGGCAGCGAAGCCGGGGAGGCCGGGCCCGCGGGGGAGCTGGACCGGGACGGGGAAGCAAGCCGGACCCCCGAACCGGAGCAGGAGACCGCCACCGGCGATAAACCGGAAGCTGCTACCACGGCGGAGTCCATGGATGGTGTCGTCCCCGATGACGCGGATGACGTCGGGGCAGCTCCCGGCGATGACGACTCTGCGGCCGCCACCGCTGGACGGCCGGCCATGGATGCCACCCTGTACGACATCTTCCGCAACGAGACGGAAGACCACCTCGGTGTCGTGCGTGACTTCCTTGCGGCCAGCCGTCGAAAGGACGACGCCCAGGTCACCGAGGAGGTCCAGCGTAGCCTGCATACGCTCAGTGGCAGTGCGCGCATGGCCGATGTGGATCCGGTGGCCACCCTGGCCCGGGAGCTGGAGCTTCTTGCCGCCCAGCGCCGGGAGGCCGATCAACCCATGAGCGAACAGGATCTCGACGTCCTGGAGCGCGGCGCGGACGTGCTGGACGCCATGGTGGAGGCCCTGGGACAGGATCGGACTCTGCCGGATGCTTCCCCGTTGCGCGAGGAGCTCGTAGCCCTGTCGGTGACCGTTGAAGCTTCGGAAGTTGATGACGCGGACACCGGGGACGCCGAGTCCGGGCGTGCTGCCTCCGGGGAGACCGGAATCGAGGGTGATACCCTCGCGGAGCCGGAGGAGCCGTCCACCGATACTGCGCCGGATGAGGCCGATCCGGCAGCCCCGGCGTCGGAACCACCGGCGGCGGGCGAGGATACGGCCGCCGATGACGACATGGACCAGGATCTGGTCAACCTGTTCCTGGAAGAGGCCGACGACATTCTGGCCTTTCTCGACGACACCCTGGAGCGCTGGGAGGACGACCCGGAAAACGAAGGGGCGCTCGCGGAACTGCAGCGCTCGCTGCACACCCTCAAAGGCGGTGCGCGGCTGGCCCGGTTCGAACAGATCGGCAGCCTCTGTCACGGACTCGAGAACCTGGTGAACGACGTCGAGCAGGGGCGCATCGCCGCCGACGACGAATTCTTCACGGCCCTGCGCTCCGGTTACGACCGCCTCATTGAAATGGTGGCGGCGACACGGGAGCACGGCCGGAGTGGCGATGCCGCCGCCGTCATCGGGCAGATCGAGGCCGCCAGGGGCGCCTCCGCCGGCCACAGTGCCTCGTCGGCGCAGGAAGCCGAACCCCTCGACGCCGAGGGCGATCGCGAACTCATGGACGTCTTCGTGGAAGAGGCCGCCGAGATTCTGCAGGTCATCGAAGGCGCTCTCCAGGCCTGGACCGACGACCCCGATGACAACTCCCGGGTGCAGGAACTCGAGCGCGCCCTGCACACCCTCAAGGGCGGTGCCCGCATGGCCGGGTACACCCCGGTGGCCAACCTCAGCCATACCCTGGAGACCCTGCTGGTGCGGGTCCGCGAGCGCGCGATGCGGCCGGACGGGCAACTGCTGGACCTTCTGGAACGCAGCCACGACCGCCTGCACCTCATGCGTCAGCGCGCCGAGGAGGGTGAATCCCTGCCGGCCGCCGATGATCTGGTGCAGGAGCTGGCGCAGTGGGAGAGCCCGGAGGCGGTGCCTGCGCAGCAGCCACCCGCCGCGGACGAGACAACAGACGCCGCTGAAGCGGTTGCACCGACGTCGACCGCTGCAGCTGCCGACACCCAGGAACCCGCCGCCCGCAGCGAAACCCCGCGGACCGGCAGCGACCAGATCCGCGTGCGCGCCGATCTGCTGGACAACCTTGTCAACTATGCCGGGGAGGTCAGCATCTACCGGGCCCGCCTGGATCAGCAGGTCGGAGCCTTCCGGTTCAACCTCACGGAGATGAACCAGACCGTGCAGCGCCTGCGGGATCAGCTGCGTACCCTGGAGATCGAAACCGAGGCGCAGATTCTCTACCGCTATGACCGTGAAGGTGACGTGGCGGAGCCGACCAGCCCCGCCGAGGTCGCCGAGGACGACGAAGACTTCGACCCCCTCGAGCTGGACCGCTTTTCCCGGATGCAGGAGCTCTCGCGCAGCCTGGGCGAGTCGGTTAACGACCTCTCCAGCATCGAATCCATGTTGGACA
The DNA window shown above is from Aquisalimonas sp. 2447 and carries:
- a CDS encoding chemotaxis protein CheW; this encodes MVASAFDLLVELERLGRDFAADLPAQEDPGETWVGVGFRLGGQRFVAAMTDVAELLKYPELAPIPRTKGWVRGMANVRGTLLPIMDLNGFLGDHASSLTRLSRVLVVPIENAYTGLLVDEVFGMRHFPRESLGEPPAEVDDRYAPFVSGRVEHDGEQWLVFSMRSLIDDPQFLRVAS
- a CDS encoding protein-glutamate O-methyltransferase CheR; the protein is MAAANDQIVGAWEGLNALPEMDDRQFARWAELLERRTGMAMPGERKSFLVTSVGLRMREVGFRDFDAYYQYLVSGVAGNLEWAALVDRLTVHETRFFRDPRALAFMADQVLPELLAENRQELNIWSVGCSTGEEVYTLAMTVADAVGDHPATPHYGVTGTDISMHALGVGRQGTYPLRRMADIAEDKRHRYCEILPERERFRIVAPLRRRVGFAQMNVLDAAHTSSLQMDVIYCQNLLIYFDHERRRAIVDGLGRHLRPGGVLILGAGEFVRRRPVGLERVRNSGDVLAFRRPVNE
- a CDS encoding Hpt domain-containing protein — protein: MTSERHNNASTLGWVRNELDETLQQAAQALEEYSEDSSDRTQLRFCMTYLHQVYGTLQMLELYGLSMLVEEMEQVLEGLINGDLAQPGEGEETLMRGILSLSDYLERIQKGDRDSGVLVLPLLNDLRAARGAPLLTESMLFAPDLATSAEQPRRARDEGASIAGLARQHRHRFQRALLAFLRGQSVSASLQRMQAILDELDAAAGEDRTGDLFWIAAGIVDGLRSGELETTTAVKSVLGQVDRQLKRIIDHGEDQLAEAPPEDLLKNMLYYVARSGDSSERVRAIQERFALDSLLPDTQDVANNQDTGGYRPGSDILQSVSDALREDLTTIKDALDLYVRSDQGEPERLSGVADTLRRVADTLGMLGLGIPRRVVREQVPVVERMANGDSADEQELMEFARALLYVESALHGLTEGEDSLTTQQGSMEVGDESVALQDSDLFDLEYRAVYQTAIREAVSDVGGIKDALVGLMEGRGEDPLAGMDSLLRRLQGALEMLDLQHAGMLLDAAGQCIREEIMGADELPSEQRMDALADTITGLEYYLEAVLENRSGRASILDVAENSVRVLGYTPGAGAETDAGEDTHGEADTDSVDLTGDSDALALESTEDLVAGPADEAEAPLDDAATASGDDAAEPVTEPFTDADEEAETAAPDEAAEATQVPETDRPAEPAPPARTGSSGGVNMDVAVAAEELDDEILEIFLEEADECLETIHEAMPRWRADPERHDDLITIRRMFHTLKGSGRLAGALLLGELAWSVERLLNRIIDGHVTPGPDIFALLDNTLTAIPGLVSELQGGEPPQADVRALMREAVRLADGTPAPEPPPGGAPAADAGAEASSPAAPEAGADDGTAGTDAEADTGTGESEQPEASAETGPAESDEAQASAPVAEEPADELTGVDAAAEEPWDIELEPLDPGAEQESPPADGSEAGEAGPAGELDRDGEASRTPEPEQETATGDKPEAATTAESMDGVVPDDADDVGAAPGDDDSAAATAGRPAMDATLYDIFRNETEDHLGVVRDFLAASRRKDDAQVTEEVQRSLHTLSGSARMADVDPVATLARELELLAAQRREADQPMSEQDLDVLERGADVLDAMVEALGQDRTLPDASPLREELVALSVTVEASEVDDADTGDAESGRAASGETGIEGDTLAEPEEPSTDTAPDEADPAAPASEPPAAGEDTAADDDMDQDLVNLFLEEADDILAFLDDTLERWEDDPENEGALAELQRSLHTLKGGARLARFEQIGSLCHGLENLVNDVEQGRIAADDEFFTALRSGYDRLIEMVAATREHGRSGDAAAVIGQIEAARGASAGHSASSAQEAEPLDAEGDRELMDVFVEEAAEILQVIEGALQAWTDDPDDNSRVQELERALHTLKGGARMAGYTPVANLSHTLETLLVRVRERAMRPDGQLLDLLERSHDRLHLMRQRAEEGESLPAADDLVQELAQWESPEAVPAQQPPAADETTDAAEAVAPTSTAAAADTQEPAARSETPRTGSDQIRVRADLLDNLVNYAGEVSIYRARLDQQVGAFRFNLTEMNQTVQRLRDQLRTLEIETEAQILYRYDREGDVAEPTSPAEVAEDDEDFDPLELDRFSRMQELSRSLGESVNDLSSIESMLDNLARESETLLLQQSRVNTELQDGLMRTRMVPFASLVPRLRRIVRQTAGELGREARIKVHGAQGEMDRTVLDRVVAPLEHMLRNAVAHGIESPEARSAAGKPEAGQIQLALDREGAEVVLRVSDDGAGMDLDAIREKARERGLLRDERELTDRETMQFVLAQGFSTAQEVTQVAGRGVGMDVVNAEIKQLGGSLEIDSEAGRGTQFTVRLPFTLAMNQALLCTSGEQAYAIPLTSIDGVVRVTRDQMETYLAQGDGARYHYAGQDYQVTALSLMLGEGEPNLTGQGGRIPLVLLQSGDHRLALQVEGLIGSREIVVKSVGPQISNVPGIYGATILADGRVVLILEMSALMRQGAAAHVQDDAAEPVSPVDGEEADDTEEAPTVMVVDDSITMRKVATRLLERNNMQVLTASDGVDAVAKLQDRVPDAMLLDIEMPRMDGYELATHMRNDTRLQNIPIIMITSRTGEKHRQRAMEIGVDRYLGKPYQEADLLGNLEEVLGGTHGSD
- a CDS encoding methyl-accepting chemotaxis protein gives rise to the protein MKGAQNLAPAAGIGKAVTALSGLIIIAIILMVVSFAYTAYHARFDSEYIERAEAVRVLSQTLAKSASEAANGNTDAFFMLRDARDEMEQHITVLSEGNPETGLPATDQVGEDAAQALTMVQRPWELMEEDTFAILDRREMVLTVNQLAEEFRVNVPRMQRMAEALAADLNQADVPASQSYYLGEVQLHSERIGRNTGEMLRGGIGNVTAADRLDRSKDDLRAVLDSLMGEGDLPVPALTGDALEAVQQIDAMFTTMESQVDEILAGSPDLFEVRDAAERIFVNSDRMDATADHLLGVYRGLPADRPIQGWYGFAFGGMALVLLIGRGFLTRIQARQELEASEEEKRKADEQSKQNQQAILDLLDEIQGLSEGDLTVQASVGEAFTGAIGDAFNDAIDALRNLVTTINDTSVQVSSAAQQTQATAMHLAEASDHQAHQITGASAAINEMAVSIDQVSKNADDSADVAQRSVELATRGGETVRRTIDGMDSIREQIQETSKRIKRLGESSQEIGNIVELINDIADQTNILALNASIQAAMAGEAGRGFAVVADEVQRLAERSGNATKQIEALVKTIQTDTNEAVISMEQSTAGVVSGAHQAEEAGEALREIESTSQQLAGLIQSISEAARQQAEAAANISDTMNVIQEITSQTSAGTNETATSIGNLADLANELRESVAGFKLPESQQG